Proteins encoded within one genomic window of Gloeobacter kilaueensis JS1:
- a CDS encoding SDR family NAD(P)-dependent oxidoreductase codes for MQAETTGLDDALLAEIRQLLAEETGRPPEAISDAQVREYAELLLQASEQTIPAHQRFADQVETDPEAVALVVGNEQWTYRQLADAVDQLVPLLSAGGIVALSQSASPWTVAALIAVLKAGGAVLPFDPADPSFRNHLSLAGAKLVLSTETLSELPCPQLVLGQSDVSEKTSDPPASVTGTDPALIVNTGRGSVRFDHALVENRLQWLQQTFPLDPSDRVLLSAGPATSLLEWLWPLTTGACLVLAPAASGEMMRFLETRPVSVLFATPSQLADVLRTQCSSLRQVLCGGELLAQPLVDRFLAAHPAVELVYFWKAPEVAVAATFQICRPGTGREWVPAGQPAVTSVYVLDSYRQPVPIGVTGEIYLAGAAVGLEHSQPERTDERFIESPFADGPLLRTGEVGRLLADGSLDRTSSLERTFWIRGVYVSAATLETALRLDPTIEDCAVLPRLTEDDRWELVAYTVSGSPLAPERLLAQLRGLLPAALVPDRLVPLASLPLTPAGAVDESALQQLPILDTDLAERWEAHLETLPEIQQVTVLLQPHPEPSPPLHLSELLVEFESSPRFSSKPSVEPSSLPENSPPQPSPEITDVNNFPTAFVDGGALPEPGADFPSTLVELLPWAAAHFPDHGFTFLLADKSEQRLSYPQLLHRARCILTALRSRSIAPHTPVLLLLDQPEQLVPAFWGCVLGGFVPLIVSVPPSFEQANAQLEKLLHLSAFLSQPPVLCNHASEVALSHALPGNPVLVVEQLGEHSPAESFFQPEPEAIALLNLTSGSTGTPKCIPLTHRNLLARARGANLLCNHSAEDILLNWLPFEHIGSISDWHIRAMTTGCRVVYLQKETVLSSPLYWLELVDHYRITHSWAPNFAYGLVNQALRQQPSRSWNLRSLKMLLSAGETVAASTVEEFYSHLHCCGLAGTVLHPAFGMAEVASGITYFQPTQDTPLTVHRLDKVALDNGQALSVSDKHTSTIELIDLGRPIAGMQLRVVDEHNHLLTQRQVGRLQLRGEAVFSGYLQNPQATAAVLLADGWFDTGDLAFLDNGHLVLVGRHKETIILNGANYYSHDIEQLVESVEGVEASFTAACAVRAEGNATEKLAIFLVAKAGIEPAELLASVRQQVVQKLGVEVEHLLLVEKGDIPKTSIGKIQRRQLQKRLEAGEFLPLQKRMDVLQNNQRTVGDWFYSKQWRQRVLEVSDKEPKGAVLVFVDDSGLGQSLRPELKECVQVEAGEGFQKLGKGHYRLNPTSVEQYGQLLGSVESEGLHLRHILHLWTYQERQVLESAQAVEAAQQKGLYSVLALVQALAARHDGRTALTLRVVSSGAQAVLPGEEPAWEQGGLTGLLKTVGQELPWLDCRHIDLPLEEGERCRDGLLAELVSGRGEREVAYRQGRRWVARLQKVDMVARVKQPVPLRKGGFYLLTGGLGGIGLEVAKHLLTRYQARLLLVGRAEAKADRLRTLENLGGAVLYRQADVCDLQAMEAAVEGAGSHWQGAALDGIFHLAGAYNEQLLVEQSVVSLQEVLRPKLTGSWVLHQLLRKRPEALFVGFASVVGYFGAATLGAYAAANSAQEAFAAYQRANGYGQSYCTSWSIWDDIGMSQNNPHRQTLQARGFQAIPAHQGVHSLLAALSSGESHLLIGLDDSRAAIRLHLENPDRQLLKLNACLTRPFGGQDTRDSSLTATIRTLRLPDRFRQPSRCEATQLAALPRTADGRIDREKLRTLGRAGRVAVPERIAPRNDLERQLARLWQEVLNVPEPGIADSFFALGGSSLMLTQLVSRIRDHFRVDLPLQILFGTPTLAGMAKLILARQLERQDQNKVARMLQEVKNLSPEQIKALLQARKP; via the coding sequence AGCACCGAGACCCTGAGCGAACTGCCCTGTCCGCAACTGGTGCTGGGCCAATCAGATGTTTCTGAAAAAACCAGCGATCCGCCCGCGTCCGTCACCGGCACCGACCCAGCCCTGATCGTGAACACTGGCCGGGGCAGTGTCCGCTTCGACCACGCCCTCGTCGAGAATCGCCTGCAGTGGCTCCAGCAGACTTTTCCTCTTGACCCCAGCGATCGGGTGCTGCTGAGCGCCGGTCCTGCTACTTCCCTCCTGGAATGGCTCTGGCCTCTAACCACCGGTGCCTGCCTCGTTCTCGCCCCGGCTGCGAGCGGCGAAATGATGCGGTTTCTGGAAACCCGGCCCGTCAGTGTTCTATTTGCCACGCCTTCCCAGCTTGCCGACGTGCTTCGGACGCAGTGTTCCAGCCTACGTCAAGTGCTCTGCGGTGGTGAACTACTGGCTCAACCACTGGTAGACCGCTTCCTCGCTGCCCATCCGGCGGTGGAACTGGTGTATTTCTGGAAAGCTCCGGAAGTCGCTGTAGCGGCCACTTTCCAGATCTGCCGTCCTGGCACGGGCCGCGAATGGGTACCAGCGGGACAACCAGCGGTAACTTCCGTCTACGTGCTAGATAGTTACCGGCAGCCGGTGCCGATCGGTGTAACGGGCGAAATCTATTTGGCCGGGGCAGCCGTTGGTTTGGAGCATTCCCAGCCAGAGAGAACGGACGAACGATTTATAGAAAGTCCCTTCGCCGATGGCCCCCTGCTGCGCACCGGGGAAGTAGGCCGCCTGCTCGCCGATGGTTCCCTCGATCGCACCAGCAGCCTGGAGCGGACCTTCTGGATTCGGGGTGTGTACGTTTCCGCAGCGACGTTGGAAACCGCCCTGCGCCTCGATCCGACGATCGAGGACTGTGCGGTGCTTCCCCGCCTCACAGAAGACGATCGCTGGGAACTGGTCGCCTACACGGTAAGCGGCAGTCCCCTCGCTCCTGAGCGTCTGCTGGCCCAACTGCGCGGCCTACTGCCTGCTGCCCTGGTGCCTGACCGGCTGGTGCCCCTCGCCTCTTTGCCGCTCACTCCTGCCGGTGCGGTGGATGAATCGGCTCTGCAACAGCTACCCATCCTCGATACGGACCTGGCCGAGCGCTGGGAAGCACATCTGGAAACTCTGCCTGAAATTCAGCAGGTCACCGTCCTGTTGCAGCCACATCCTGAGCCGAGTCCACCTCTGCACCTCAGTGAACTACTGGTGGAATTTGAAAGTTCGCCGAGATTTTCAAGTAAACCATCAGTGGAACCCAGTAGTTTGCCAGAAAATTCTCCGCCACAACCCTCCCCCGAAATAACGGACGTAAACAATTTCCCTACTGCCTTCGTAGACGGTGGAGCCTTGCCCGAGCCGGGGGCCGATTTCCCTTCCACTCTGGTCGAACTGCTGCCCTGGGCCGCTGCTCACTTTCCCGACCACGGCTTCACCTTCCTGCTCGCCGACAAAAGCGAACAGCGGTTGAGCTACCCTCAATTGCTACATCGCGCCCGCTGTATCCTCACTGCCCTGCGTTCCCGTTCCATCGCTCCTCACACTCCCGTCTTGCTGCTTCTAGATCAGCCGGAACAGCTTGTTCCGGCCTTCTGGGGCTGTGTGCTCGGTGGCTTCGTGCCCCTCATCGTTTCCGTTCCACCCTCCTTCGAGCAGGCGAATGCCCAACTAGAAAAGCTCCTGCACCTCTCTGCGTTCCTCTCCCAGCCTCCCGTTCTCTGCAACCACGCTTCAGAGGTCGCGCTCAGTCATGCTTTACCAGGAAACCCTGTCCTTGTTGTTGAACAGTTGGGCGAGCATTCTCCAGCAGAAAGCTTCTTCCAACCAGAACCGGAGGCCATTGCGCTTTTGAATCTCACCTCCGGTTCCACCGGCACCCCCAAGTGCATCCCCCTCACCCATCGCAACCTGCTCGCCCGCGCCCGTGGTGCAAACTTACTCTGCAATCATTCTGCAGAGGACATTTTGCTCAACTGGCTACCCTTCGAGCACATCGGCTCCATCAGCGATTGGCACATCCGGGCGATGACTACCGGTTGCAGAGTGGTCTACTTGCAGAAAGAAACCGTCCTCTCTTCTCCCCTGTACTGGCTGGAGCTGGTGGACCACTACCGGATTACGCACAGTTGGGCCCCGAACTTTGCCTACGGCCTGGTCAATCAAGCCCTCCGACAACAGCCCTCCCGCTCCTGGAACCTCCGTTCCCTGAAGATGCTGCTCAGCGCAGGCGAAACTGTCGCTGCTTCCACCGTCGAGGAGTTCTACAGCCACCTGCATTGCTGCGGATTGGCAGGGACGGTGCTGCATCCTGCTTTCGGCATGGCGGAAGTCGCCTCCGGCATCACCTACTTCCAGCCCACACAAGACACACCGCTTACTGTTCACAGACTGGACAAAGTGGCGCTGGATAACGGGCAGGCGCTCAGCGTTTCCGACAAACACACCAGCACGATCGAGCTTATCGATCTGGGAAGACCGATTGCTGGAATGCAACTGCGCGTCGTCGATGAACACAACCACTTACTTACACAACGACAGGTAGGCCGACTGCAACTGCGGGGCGAAGCGGTCTTCTCCGGCTACTTGCAAAACCCCCAAGCCACAGCAGCCGTACTTTTAGCGGATGGCTGGTTCGACACAGGCGACCTTGCCTTTCTCGACAACGGTCATCTGGTGCTGGTGGGACGGCACAAAGAAACGATCATCCTCAACGGAGCAAACTACTACAGCCACGACATCGAGCAACTTGTCGAATCAGTAGAAGGAGTGGAAGCCTCTTTCACCGCTGCCTGTGCTGTCCGAGCGGAAGGCAACGCTACCGAAAAGTTGGCCATTTTCCTTGTCGCCAAAGCAGGCATCGAACCAGCAGAGCTACTGGCATCTGTGCGTCAGCAGGTGGTGCAGAAGCTGGGGGTGGAAGTGGAGCATCTGCTACTTGTCGAGAAAGGCGATATTCCTAAGACGAGCATCGGCAAGATCCAGAGACGGCAGTTGCAGAAGCGCCTGGAGGCAGGGGAGTTCCTGCCGTTGCAGAAGCGGATGGATGTGCTGCAGAACAACCAGCGGACGGTGGGTGACTGGTTCTATAGCAAGCAGTGGCGGCAGCGGGTGCTGGAGGTTTCAGACAAGGAACCAAAAGGGGCGGTGCTGGTGTTCGTGGACGATTCAGGACTCGGGCAGTCGCTGAGACCGGAACTCAAAGAGTGTGTGCAGGTAGAAGCAGGCGAAGGTTTCCAGAAGTTAGGGAAGGGGCATTATCGTCTGAATCCAACTTCTGTGGAGCAGTACGGGCAGTTACTGGGGAGCGTGGAATCGGAAGGACTGCACCTCCGCCACATTCTGCACCTGTGGACGTATCAGGAGCGGCAGGTGCTGGAGAGTGCTCAGGCGGTGGAAGCCGCTCAGCAGAAGGGACTCTACAGTGTGCTCGCCCTGGTGCAGGCGCTTGCAGCCAGACACGACGGACGCACGGCCCTGACGCTTAGAGTCGTTTCCAGTGGAGCCCAAGCGGTGCTGCCCGGCGAGGAACCAGCCTGGGAACAGGGCGGATTGACGGGATTGCTGAAGACGGTGGGCCAGGAGTTGCCCTGGTTGGATTGCCGCCACATCGATTTGCCGCTGGAAGAAGGGGAGCGCTGTCGGGATGGGTTGCTGGCGGAACTGGTGAGTGGCCGGGGCGAGCGGGAGGTGGCCTACCGCCAGGGCAGGCGCTGGGTGGCCCGGTTGCAGAAAGTGGACATGGTGGCGCGGGTGAAGCAGCCCGTTCCCCTCCGAAAGGGCGGATTCTATCTGCTCACCGGTGGTCTGGGCGGCATCGGGCTAGAGGTGGCAAAGCACCTGCTGACCCGGTACCAGGCCCGCCTGCTCCTGGTTGGTCGCGCAGAGGCAAAAGCCGACAGATTGCGGACGCTGGAAAATCTGGGCGGTGCCGTTCTTTACCGGCAGGCAGATGTCTGCGATCTGCAGGCAATGGAAGCGGCGGTGGAGGGGGCCGGTAGCCACTGGCAGGGAGCGGCACTCGACGGCATCTTTCACCTGGCCGGTGCCTACAACGAACAACTGCTGGTCGAACAGAGCGTTGTTAGTCTGCAGGAGGTACTGCGGCCCAAGCTGACGGGTAGCTGGGTACTGCACCAGTTGCTGCGAAAGCGGCCAGAGGCGCTATTTGTCGGCTTTGCCTCGGTGGTCGGCTATTTTGGGGCGGCGACGCTCGGAGCCTACGCGGCGGCCAACAGCGCCCAGGAGGCTTTTGCCGCCTACCAGCGGGCGAACGGCTACGGACAGAGTTACTGCACAAGCTGGAGCATCTGGGATGACATCGGCATGAGCCAGAACAATCCCCACCGGCAGACGCTCCAGGCGCGGGGCTTTCAGGCAATCCCCGCCCACCAGGGTGTGCATTCGCTTCTGGCGGCGCTGAGCAGCGGTGAATCGCACCTGCTCATCGGCCTCGACGACAGCCGGGCTGCCATTCGCCTGCACCTGGAAAACCCGGATCGCCAGCTATTGAAGCTCAATGCCTGCCTCACCCGCCCATTCGGGGGGCAGGATACCCGAGACAGTTCGCTGACAGCGACAATCCGGACGCTCAGGCTGCCCGACCGCTTCCGGCAGCCGTCGCGCTGCGAGGCAACCCAACTGGCGGCCCTGCCGCGCACCGCCGATGGCCGCATCGACCGGGAGAAACTGCGCACCCTCGGGCGGGCGGGCCGGGTAGCAGTGCCGGAGCGGATCGCCCCGCGCAACGACCTGGAGCGGCAACTGGCCCGCCTCTGGCAGGAGGTGTTGAACGTGCCGGAGCCGGGCATCGCCGACAGTTTCTTTGCCCTGGGCGGCAGCTCGCTGATGCTCACCCAGCTCGTCTCCCGCATCCGCGATCACTTCCGGGTGGATCTGCCCCTGCAGATTCTCTTTGGCACCCCTACCCTCGCGGGCATGGCGAAGCTGATTCTCGCCCGCCAGCTCGAAAGGCAGGACCAGAACAAGGTGGCTCGGATGCTGCAGGAAGTGAAAAATCTCAGCCCCGAGCAGATCAAGGCGCTGCTGCAGGCGAGGAAGCCATGA